From Klebsiella electrica, the proteins below share one genomic window:
- a CDS encoding BMC domain-containing protein encodes MKEALGLIETKGLVACIEAADAMCKAANVELIGYENVGSGLVTAMVKGDVGAVNAAVDSGVEAAKRIGEVVTSRVIARPHNDIEKIASQHKA; translated from the coding sequence ATGAAAGAAGCGCTAGGGCTTATCGAAACCAAAGGTCTGGTGGCCTGTATTGAAGCCGCCGATGCGATGTGTAAAGCCGCCAACGTCGAGCTGATTGGCTATGAAAACGTCGGCTCCGGGCTGGTCACCGCGATGGTGAAAGGCGATGTCGGCGCCGTTAACGCCGCCGTTGACTCCGGCGTGGAAGCGGCGAAACGCATCGGCGAAGTCGTCACCTCTCGCGTCATCGCGCGTCCGCATAACGACATCGAAAAAATCGCGTCGCAGCATAAAGCATGA
- a CDS encoding acetaldehyde dehydrogenase (acetylating), whose amino-acid sequence MIELDNDLQSRQNARELVRSAKKAQAILATFSQQQIDAIVKNVAQEAAHHAEALAKMAAEETGFGNWQDKVLKNRFASLRVYDAIKDMKTVGIIHDDPLKKVMDVGVPLGVICALVPSTNPTSTVIYKTLIALKAGNAIIFSPHPGARQCSWKAIEIVKRAAEAAGAPAGSVDAISQLTLEATSELMHSKDVSLILATGGEGMVRAAYASGTPTISGGPGNGPAFIERSADIHHAVKDIITSKTFDNGMICASEQSIIVERCIYHDVHRELEAQGAYFMNEGEAAKMAALLLRPNGTINPKVVGKTALYLSQLAGFSVPASTKVLIAEQTTVSHQNPYSREKLCPVLGLYVEEDWKAACHRVMELLTNEGLGHTLVIHTRNQDVIRQFCLEKPVNRILINTPAALGGIGATTNITPALTLGCGAVGGGSSSDNVSPMNLLNIRRVGYGVRSIDELRAPGSRPEPQPTIVTPADNPQRSILDDERFTAPADAPAPLSATADDRFAVAAAVEAEGEINEQNVERIIRQVLERLGQ is encoded by the coding sequence ATGATTGAACTGGATAACGATTTGCAGTCCCGCCAGAACGCGCGGGAACTGGTGCGCAGCGCCAAAAAGGCTCAGGCGATTCTGGCCACCTTTTCGCAGCAACAAATCGACGCCATCGTGAAAAACGTGGCCCAGGAAGCCGCGCACCACGCCGAAGCGCTGGCGAAAATGGCTGCGGAAGAGACCGGATTTGGCAACTGGCAGGATAAAGTGCTGAAGAACCGTTTCGCTTCGCTGCGCGTTTACGACGCCATCAAAGATATGAAGACCGTCGGCATCATTCATGACGATCCGCTAAAAAAAGTGATGGACGTGGGCGTGCCGCTGGGGGTGATTTGTGCGCTGGTCCCGTCAACCAACCCCACCTCTACCGTGATCTACAAAACGCTGATTGCCCTGAAGGCCGGCAACGCGATTATCTTCTCCCCGCATCCGGGCGCCCGTCAGTGTAGCTGGAAGGCGATTGAGATAGTCAAACGCGCGGCTGAAGCGGCAGGCGCGCCGGCGGGCAGCGTCGACGCCATTAGCCAGTTGACCCTCGAAGCCACTTCAGAACTGATGCACAGCAAAGACGTGTCGCTGATTCTGGCGACCGGCGGCGAAGGCATGGTTCGCGCCGCCTACGCTTCCGGCACCCCGACCATTAGCGGCGGCCCGGGAAACGGACCGGCCTTTATCGAGCGCAGCGCCGATATTCATCACGCGGTGAAAGATATTATCACCAGCAAAACCTTCGATAATGGCATGATCTGCGCCTCCGAGCAGTCAATCATCGTCGAACGCTGCATTTATCACGATGTGCATCGTGAACTCGAAGCCCAGGGCGCCTACTTCATGAATGAAGGTGAAGCGGCGAAAATGGCGGCTCTGCTGCTGCGCCCGAACGGCACCATCAACCCGAAAGTGGTGGGTAAAACCGCGCTGTATCTCAGCCAGCTTGCCGGTTTCAGCGTTCCGGCCAGCACCAAAGTGCTGATCGCCGAGCAGACTACCGTCTCTCACCAGAACCCTTACTCCCGCGAAAAACTGTGTCCGGTTCTCGGCCTGTACGTGGAAGAGGACTGGAAGGCGGCCTGCCACCGGGTGATGGAACTGCTGACCAACGAAGGGCTCGGCCATACGCTGGTTATCCATACCCGCAATCAGGACGTGATTCGCCAGTTCTGCCTCGAAAAACCGGTTAACCGCATTCTGATCAACACCCCGGCGGCGCTGGGCGGCATCGGCGCGACCACCAATATCACCCCGGCGCTGACCCTCGGCTGCGGCGCAGTCGGCGGCGGTTCCAGCTCCGATAACGTCAGCCCGATGAACCTGCTCAACATCCGCCGGGTCGGCTACGGCGTGCGCTCCATTGATGAACTGCGCGCTCCGGGCAGCCGCCCTGAACCGCAGCCGACCATCGTCACGCCAGCGGATAACCCGCAGCGCAGCATTCTCGACGACGAGCGCTTCACCGCGCCGGCCGACGCCCCGGCGCCCCTTAGCGCAACGGCGGACGATCGTTTTGCGGTCGCCGCCGCCGTCGAAGCGGAAGGTGAGATCAACGAGCAAAACGTGGAACGCATCATCCGCCAGGTGCTTGAGCGTCTGGGCCAGTAA
- a CDS encoding EutN/CcmL family microcompartment protein — protein sequence MILAKVVGHVVATQKCAELRGSNLLLIVKLDDNQQPMKDQTWVAVDSVGAGMHDIVLAEEYFALNTERYKAMSVVAIVENVFRDA from the coding sequence ATGATTCTCGCAAAGGTAGTCGGACATGTCGTCGCCACGCAGAAATGCGCAGAGCTACGCGGCAGTAACCTGCTGCTGATCGTCAAACTCGACGATAACCAGCAGCCCATGAAGGACCAGACCTGGGTCGCCGTCGATAGCGTCGGCGCCGGCATGCACGACATCGTCCTGGCTGAAGAGTATTTCGCGCTCAACACCGAACGCTACAAAGCCATGTCGGTGGTCGCCATTGTCGAGAACGTGTTTCGGGACGCTTAA
- a CDS encoding 1-propanol dehydrogenase PduQ, with amino-acid sequence MSEFLLKPRIRFGQDALAILNELPARNVLLVTDKAMVKFGLAERVTGPWRQRGIAFQVWDDVVADPDIATIVRGMKVMDARYPDLVVALGGGSVIDAAKAVIFALAQTRPQAGRQRPCFVAIPTTSGTGSEVTAFSVVKAHAEKLVLVDPTLLPDIAILDPALVASVPPAITADTGMDVLCHALEAYVSRAASDFSDALAEKVVQQVFRYLPTCWRSGDNLLAREKMHNASCMAGMAFTNASLGITHSLAHALGGVFRVPHGRANALLMAEVVAWNADYHGQCATEAAHKYARLAHLLDLPAANPRQGVASLLVAIQTLKDEMTMPAGIRDTGVEAGEFEQRLAEMVGQALRDSCTPTNPRTPDANALTGLYRRAWSG; translated from the coding sequence ATGAGTGAATTTTTGCTGAAACCCCGGATCCGCTTTGGTCAGGATGCGCTTGCCATCCTGAACGAGCTGCCCGCCCGCAACGTGCTGCTGGTGACCGACAAGGCGATGGTCAAATTTGGCCTCGCCGAACGCGTGACTGGCCCCTGGCGCCAGCGCGGCATCGCTTTCCAGGTCTGGGATGACGTGGTGGCGGATCCGGATATCGCCACCATCGTACGCGGGATGAAGGTGATGGATGCCCGCTATCCGGATCTGGTGGTGGCGCTGGGCGGCGGGTCGGTGATTGACGCGGCCAAAGCGGTTATTTTCGCCCTCGCGCAGACCCGTCCGCAGGCCGGGCGCCAGCGTCCCTGCTTTGTGGCGATCCCCACCACCAGCGGCACCGGTTCCGAAGTGACCGCCTTTTCGGTCGTCAAGGCGCATGCTGAAAAACTGGTGCTGGTGGACCCGACGCTGCTGCCGGATATCGCCATTCTCGACCCGGCGCTGGTGGCCTCAGTACCACCCGCAATCACCGCCGACACCGGGATGGACGTGCTGTGCCACGCGTTGGAAGCCTACGTCTCCCGCGCCGCCAGCGACTTTTCCGATGCGCTGGCGGAAAAAGTGGTGCAGCAGGTTTTCCGCTATCTGCCCACCTGCTGGCGCAGCGGCGACAACCTGCTGGCTCGCGAGAAGATGCACAACGCCTCCTGCATGGCGGGCATGGCGTTCACCAACGCCTCTCTGGGCATAACCCATAGCCTGGCCCATGCGCTTGGCGGCGTCTTTCGCGTCCCCCACGGCCGCGCGAACGCGCTGTTAATGGCCGAAGTGGTGGCCTGGAACGCCGATTATCACGGGCAGTGCGCGACCGAGGCCGCCCACAAATATGCGCGCTTAGCCCATCTGCTGGATCTGCCGGCGGCCAATCCCCGCCAGGGCGTCGCCAGCCTGCTGGTCGCCATTCAGACGTTAAAAGACGAAATGACGATGCCGGCCGGCATTCGCGATACCGGCGTCGAGGCAGGCGAGTTTGAACAGCGCCTGGCGGAGATGGTTGGCCAGGCGCTACGCGACAGCTGTACGCCGACCAATCCACGCACGCCGGACGCCAACGCGTTAACCGGGCTTTATCGCCGGGCCTGGTCCGGTTGA
- the cutC gene encoding choline trimethylamine-lyase, which produces MAHYSLTPRVNVLADRLLSQKSTLCTEHAATLNALDGDIAGIPAAVKPARRFYELMRQLPLCISPDELIVGDQTRKPHGAIFHDDSAAQRPSAFRFLNLSSDLDSPDYRLIIEKGVLAIKHQLEEKTRSLGSAVSRSGMDEVNGCRAAIYACDALLALAQNLATSAETLAAAESNPYRQAELLESAAILHHVPAHPARSFKEACQAFYLFQLALQLDNGSYAVNPEGADKALLPWYQRDIANGTLTPQQAYEIVECLWFKLAQLSEVRAACAIDGYPMFDALRHGASLDDPSTIINELSALFLCAQRNLSALNLPVRLFHGEQKVSAAPFAACSETTTAEGLTPRMQRLRNHYLTVRPSVSIYRALAFTEVVKANPGMPTILLRAKAFRHACETAPILIQDDELIVGHPCGKPRAGAFSPDIAWRWVRDELDTMSTRPQDPFEISEEDKKTIREEIVPFWEGRSLDEICEAQYREAGVWAFSGETFVSDLSYHQINGGGDTCPGYDVLLFTKGMNGIKADAETHLASLSMENPQDIDRIYYYKAAIETCEGVINYAHRIAARARELAAIEQNAQRRAELLTIAEVNQNVPANPPKTLQEALQSIWTVESLFEIEENQTGLSLGRVDQYCYPMFAADIREGRLTHDTALELLQAFIIKCAELMWMSSELGAKYFAGYQPFINLTVGGQKRSGGDACNDLTYLIMDAVRFVKVYQPSLACRIHNQSPQKYMEKIVDVVKAGMGFPACHFDDSHIKMMLRKGFDFEDARDYCLMGCVEPQKSGRIYQWTSTGYTQWPIAIEFVLNRGRMVLFDSYQGLDTGDLRELRTFEEFDAAVKQQIAHIVRLSAIGTVISQRVHRDVAPKPLMSLLVEGCMESGKDVAAGGAVINHGPGLIFSGLATYVDSMAAIRKLVFEDKQYTLEQMRDAMLANFEGFEALRRDCLNAPKYGNDDNYVDQYALDITEWTERECRKYKMLYSTLSHGTLSISNNTPIGELTNATPNGRLAWMPLSDGISPTQGADKQGPTAIIKSVSKMNVETMNIGMVHNFKFLKGLLDTPEGRHGLITLLRTASILGNGQMQFSYVDNEVLKKAQQEPEKYRDLIVRVAGYSAYFVELCKEVQDEIISRTVIEKF; this is translated from the coding sequence ATGGCACACTACAGCTTAACGCCGCGCGTCAACGTGTTGGCAGACCGTTTACTCTCACAAAAAAGCACTCTGTGCACCGAGCATGCCGCCACGTTGAACGCCCTTGATGGCGATATTGCCGGCATTCCCGCCGCCGTCAAACCAGCGCGTCGTTTCTATGAGTTGATGCGCCAGCTGCCGCTGTGCATCAGCCCCGATGAGCTTATTGTCGGCGATCAAACCCGCAAACCGCACGGGGCGATTTTTCACGATGACAGCGCCGCGCAGCGTCCGTCGGCGTTCCGTTTCCTGAATCTCAGCAGCGACCTGGACTCCCCGGATTACCGGCTGATTATTGAAAAAGGCGTGCTGGCGATTAAACACCAGCTGGAAGAGAAAACCCGCAGCCTGGGTAGCGCCGTCAGCCGCAGCGGTATGGATGAAGTCAACGGCTGCCGGGCCGCCATTTACGCCTGCGACGCCCTCCTCGCCCTGGCGCAGAATCTGGCCACCAGCGCCGAAACGCTCGCGGCGGCGGAAAGCAACCCGTATCGCCAGGCCGAGCTGCTGGAGAGCGCGGCGATTCTGCATCACGTTCCGGCCCACCCGGCGCGTAGCTTCAAAGAGGCCTGCCAGGCATTTTATCTGTTTCAGTTGGCGCTGCAGCTGGACAACGGCAGCTACGCGGTGAACCCGGAAGGTGCCGATAAGGCTCTGCTGCCGTGGTATCAGCGCGACATCGCCAACGGCACCCTGACGCCGCAGCAGGCCTACGAAATCGTGGAGTGCCTGTGGTTCAAACTGGCGCAACTGAGCGAAGTCCGCGCCGCCTGCGCTATCGACGGCTACCCGATGTTCGACGCCCTGCGCCACGGCGCCAGCCTCGATGACCCCAGCACAATCATCAACGAACTTTCCGCGCTGTTCCTCTGCGCACAGCGGAATCTGAGCGCGCTCAATCTGCCGGTGCGTCTGTTCCACGGCGAACAAAAGGTCTCCGCCGCGCCGTTTGCCGCCTGTAGCGAAACGACAACAGCAGAAGGGCTGACTCCGCGCATGCAGCGTCTGCGCAACCACTACCTGACGGTACGCCCGAGCGTCTCTATCTATCGCGCGCTGGCCTTTACCGAGGTGGTGAAAGCCAATCCGGGCATGCCGACCATTCTGCTGCGCGCCAAAGCTTTCCGTCACGCCTGCGAAACCGCGCCGATTCTGATTCAGGACGATGAGCTGATCGTCGGCCATCCGTGCGGCAAGCCGCGCGCCGGGGCCTTCTCGCCGGATATCGCCTGGCGCTGGGTGCGTGACGAACTCGATACCATGAGCACCCGTCCGCAGGATCCGTTTGAGATCAGCGAAGAAGATAAGAAAACCATCCGCGAAGAGATCGTCCCGTTCTGGGAAGGCCGCTCGCTGGATGAGATCTGCGAAGCCCAGTACCGCGAAGCGGGGGTGTGGGCATTCAGCGGCGAAACCTTCGTCAGCGACCTCTCCTACCATCAGATCAACGGCGGCGGCGATACCTGTCCGGGCTATGACGTGCTGCTGTTCACCAAAGGGATGAACGGCATTAAAGCCGATGCCGAGACGCATCTTGCCAGCCTGAGTATGGAAAACCCGCAAGATATCGACCGCATCTACTACTACAAGGCGGCGATTGAAACCTGCGAAGGGGTGATTAACTATGCGCATCGCATCGCCGCGCGCGCCCGCGAGCTGGCCGCTATTGAGCAAAACGCCCAGCGGCGCGCCGAGCTGCTGACCATTGCCGAAGTGAACCAGAACGTCCCGGCGAATCCGCCGAAGACCCTGCAGGAAGCGCTGCAAAGTATCTGGACCGTCGAATCACTGTTTGAAATCGAAGAGAACCAGACCGGCCTGTCGCTGGGCCGCGTGGACCAGTACTGCTACCCGATGTTTGCAGCCGATATTCGCGAAGGCCGCCTGACTCACGACACCGCGCTGGAGCTGCTGCAGGCGTTTATCATCAAATGTGCCGAGCTGATGTGGATGTCGAGCGAGCTGGGGGCGAAATACTTCGCCGGTTATCAGCCGTTTATCAACCTGACCGTTGGCGGCCAGAAGCGCTCCGGCGGCGATGCCTGTAACGACCTGACTTACCTGATTATGGACGCCGTGCGCTTTGTGAAGGTTTACCAGCCGTCGCTGGCCTGCCGTATTCACAACCAGTCGCCGCAGAAGTACATGGAAAAAATCGTCGACGTCGTCAAGGCGGGGATGGGTTTCCCGGCCTGCCACTTCGATGACTCCCATATCAAGATGATGCTGCGTAAGGGCTTCGATTTTGAAGATGCCCGCGACTACTGCCTGATGGGCTGCGTCGAACCGCAGAAATCCGGCCGCATCTATCAGTGGACCTCCACCGGCTACACCCAGTGGCCTATCGCCATCGAGTTCGTCTTAAACCGCGGCCGGATGGTGCTGTTTGATAGCTATCAGGGGCTGGATACCGGCGACCTGCGTGAGCTGCGCACCTTCGAAGAGTTTGACGCAGCGGTGAAACAGCAGATTGCCCATATCGTTCGTCTGTCGGCGATTGGCACGGTGATCAGCCAGCGCGTACACCGCGACGTGGCGCCGAAACCGCTGATGTCGCTGCTGGTGGAAGGCTGTATGGAGAGCGGCAAAGACGTCGCCGCTGGCGGCGCAGTGATCAACCACGGTCCGGGGCTGATCTTCTCCGGCCTGGCGACCTACGTCGACTCCATGGCAGCGATCCGTAAGCTGGTGTTCGAAGATAAGCAATACACCCTCGAACAGATGCGCGATGCGATGCTGGCGAACTTTGAAGGCTTTGAGGCCCTGCGCCGCGACTGCCTGAACGCGCCGAAATACGGTAACGACGATAACTACGTTGACCAGTACGCGCTGGATATCACCGAGTGGACCGAGCGCGAGTGCCGCAAATACAAAATGCTCTACTCCACGCTGAGCCACGGCACCCTCTCTATCTCCAACAACACGCCGATTGGCGAGCTGACCAACGCCACGCCGAACGGCCGTCTGGCGTGGATGCCACTCTCCGACGGAATCAGCCCGACGCAGGGGGCGGATAAGCAGGGGCCAACCGCCATTATCAAGTCAGTCAGCAAGATGAACGTGGAGACCATGAATATCGGCATGGTGCATAACTTCAAGTTCCTCAAAGGGTTGCTGGACACGCCGGAAGGGCGCCATGGCCTGATTACCCTGCTGCGCACGGCATCGATTCTCGGCAACGGCCAGATGCAATTCAGCTACGTCGATAACGAAGTCCTGAAAAAAGCGCAGCAGGAGCCGGAAAAATATCGCGACCTGATCGTCCGCGTGGCGGGCTACAGCGCCTACTTCGTTGAGCTGTGCAAGGAAGTTCAGGACGAGATTATCAGCCGTACGGTGATTGAGAAGTTCTGA
- the cutD gene encoding choline TMA-lyase-activating enzyme yields MSAKQELTGRIFNIQKYSIYDGDGIRTLVFFKGCNIRCPWCANPEGLNSQFQVMFSQDKCINCGDCVNVCPAGIHYRAAENGEMKHFVDRHKDCIGCRKCEEICTQNALDIMGKDVTVSELMDIIMQDYDFYIASGGGVTIGGGEMSLQTDFAVALFSECKKMMLNTAIETQGTTPLANYQKLAPVTDTFLFDIKQINSEHHKALFGIGNEGIRRNLEWLVDSGANVIIRMPLVRGYNDSFDAITGAIDYVQKLAKRGNIRRIDMLPYHQLGRKKYERLDMPYPITQDPSYSPEELNQLETFFTQFDFDIRLVRH; encoded by the coding sequence GTGAGCGCAAAACAAGAATTAACCGGGCGAATCTTCAATATTCAGAAATATTCAATCTACGACGGCGACGGGATTCGCACGCTGGTTTTTTTCAAAGGCTGCAATATACGCTGCCCGTGGTGCGCCAACCCGGAAGGGCTGAACAGTCAGTTCCAGGTGATGTTCTCGCAGGATAAATGCATTAACTGCGGTGACTGCGTCAACGTCTGCCCGGCCGGCATTCACTATCGGGCAGCAGAAAACGGCGAGATGAAGCATTTTGTCGACCGTCATAAAGACTGTATTGGCTGCCGCAAATGCGAAGAGATTTGCACCCAGAACGCGCTGGATATTATGGGTAAAGACGTCACCGTCAGCGAGCTGATGGACATCATCATGCAAGATTATGACTTCTACATCGCTTCCGGCGGCGGCGTGACCATCGGCGGCGGCGAAATGAGCCTGCAAACCGATTTCGCCGTGGCGCTGTTCAGCGAATGCAAAAAGATGATGCTCAATACCGCTATCGAAACCCAGGGCACCACGCCGCTGGCTAATTATCAAAAGCTGGCGCCGGTGACCGACACCTTCTTATTCGATATTAAGCAAATTAACAGCGAGCACCATAAAGCGTTATTTGGCATTGGCAACGAAGGTATTCGCCGCAATCTGGAATGGCTGGTGGATTCCGGCGCCAACGTGATTATTCGTATGCCGCTGGTTCGCGGCTATAACGACTCATTCGATGCCATTACCGGAGCTATTGATTACGTGCAGAAACTGGCGAAGCGCGGAAATATCCGCCGCATCGATATGCTGCCGTACCACCAGCTGGGCCGCAAAAAATACGAGCGCCTGGATATGCCCTACCCCATTACCCAGGACCCGTCTTATTCGCCCGAAGAGCTGAACCAGCTGGAGACGTTCTTTACACAGTTTGATTTTGATATTCGCTTAGTCCGCCATTAA
- a CDS encoding BMC domain-containing protein, protein MKSLGVIETRGLVAAIQAVDAACKAAGVTCIGYRKIGSGLVSVCFEGEISAIHTAIERGVEVAGAAQCVKSLVIARPEPSVVVALSHLKGRPQAKPLASHADVKNAEAQHGVSAPAEKVGPQTPPSPPASGEPEDKNAAMKKGKKA, encoded by the coding sequence ATGAAAAGTTTAGGCGTAATTGAAACGCGAGGGCTGGTCGCCGCCATTCAGGCCGTAGACGCCGCCTGTAAAGCTGCGGGCGTGACCTGCATTGGCTATCGCAAAATCGGATCGGGGCTGGTCAGCGTCTGCTTCGAAGGCGAGATCAGCGCCATCCACACCGCCATTGAGCGCGGCGTCGAGGTGGCGGGCGCGGCGCAATGCGTCAAGTCGCTGGTCATCGCCCGTCCGGAACCCAGCGTGGTGGTAGCGCTGAGCCATCTGAAAGGCCGCCCGCAGGCAAAACCGCTCGCCAGCCACGCCGATGTGAAAAATGCTGAGGCGCAACACGGTGTGTCGGCGCCCGCCGAAAAAGTCGGACCGCAAACGCCGCCCTCTCCGCCGGCGTCGGGCGAGCCGGAAGATAAAAATGCCGCGATGAAGAAAGGGAAAAAGGCATGA
- a CDS encoding phosphate propanoyltransferase, producing MIDTLLHEKIATRLTRSAPDIPVGISNRHVHLSQRDVEVLFGQGYALTPFKPLRQPGQFAAQECVTVVGPKGSLAQVRVLGPTRPVTQLEISRADCFTLGIKAPVRESGQLDNAGNALLIGPAGHVELRSQVICAWRHIHMSPQDARQLNVANGQKVSVRSHGERQLTFDEVVVRVREDFVLEFHIDTEEANAAGLKNGAQVTLIA from the coding sequence ATGATCGACACCCTGCTCCATGAAAAAATCGCCACCCGACTGACGCGCTCCGCGCCCGATATCCCGGTCGGTATCTCTAACCGCCACGTCCATCTGTCACAGCGGGATGTCGAGGTGCTGTTTGGCCAGGGTTATGCGCTGACGCCGTTTAAACCCCTGCGCCAGCCGGGGCAGTTTGCCGCCCAGGAGTGCGTGACCGTCGTCGGTCCGAAGGGCTCACTCGCCCAGGTTCGCGTCCTCGGACCGACCCGGCCGGTCACTCAACTGGAAATCTCGCGCGCCGACTGCTTTACTCTCGGCATTAAAGCGCCGGTGCGCGAATCCGGCCAGCTGGATAATGCGGGCAACGCGCTGCTGATCGGCCCGGCAGGCCACGTTGAACTGCGCTCTCAGGTGATCTGCGCCTGGCGGCATATCCATATGTCGCCGCAGGATGCGCGGCAGTTGAACGTCGCTAACGGCCAGAAGGTGAGCGTCCGCAGTCACGGCGAACGCCAGCTGACCTTCGATGAAGTGGTGGTGCGGGTGCGCGAAGACTTCGTGCTGGAGTTCCATATTGATACCGAAGAGGCCAACGCCGCCGGACTGAAAAACGGCGCGCAGGTCACGCTCATCGCTTAA
- a CDS encoding DMT family transporter, whose product MSSKTKCWLWMLLVILSETSATSTLKMFGSSEGTTKMLLLGLLIVLYCTCYYSLSRAVKDIPVGLAYATWSGTGILVVSTLGMAFYGQHPDTAAIIGMAIIAAGIVIMNLFSKMGSEESEETPAEPADSASSLNKKVAN is encoded by the coding sequence ATGTCTTCCAAAACAAAATGCTGGCTATGGATGCTGTTGGTTATCCTTTCGGAAACCTCGGCCACTTCGACCCTGAAAATGTTCGGTAGCAGCGAAGGGACCACCAAAATGCTGCTGCTCGGGCTGCTGATCGTCCTCTATTGCACCTGCTACTACTCGCTATCCCGCGCGGTGAAAGATATTCCCGTTGGCCTGGCGTACGCCACCTGGTCCGGTACCGGGATTCTGGTGGTTTCAACGCTAGGGATGGCGTTTTACGGTCAGCATCCGGATACCGCGGCGATTATCGGTATGGCCATTATTGCCGCCGGTATCGTTATCATGAACCTGTTTTCCAAAATGGGTAGCGAAGAGAGCGAAGAAACGCCTGCTGAACCGGCTGATTCAGCCTCATCCCTGAATAAAAAAGTCGCCAACTAA
- a CDS encoding DMT family transporter, translating to MFNLGFLWLALSIGSEITGTSMIKKTNGFSKLAPSVLVVCAYGLCYFALTRAMSTIPVGVAYSLWCGFGIVGVTICSMILYKQKPDLPAILAMVLIISGGIIMNVFSSM from the coding sequence ATGTTTAACCTCGGATTTTTATGGCTGGCGCTGTCTATCGGCTCCGAAATCACCGGTACCTCGATGATCAAAAAGACCAACGGCTTTAGCAAACTGGCACCATCGGTGCTGGTGGTCTGCGCCTACGGCCTGTGCTACTTCGCCCTCACTCGCGCGATGAGCACGATCCCGGTGGGCGTCGCCTACTCGCTGTGGTGCGGCTTTGGCATCGTCGGCGTCACCATCTGCTCGATGATCCTCTACAAACAAAAACCGGATCTGCCGGCGATCCTCGCCATGGTGCTGATTATTTCCGGCGGCATCATCATGAACGTCTTCTCCAGCATGTAA
- the trpS gene encoding tryptophan--tRNA ligase: MNTHPTILTGDRPTGQLHLGHYVGSLRQRVQLQHDHQQFILIADLQGLTDNGSDPQKISSNIFEVMADYLAVGIDPHKTTICLQSALPALAELSALYMNIVTVARVERNPTVKNEIAQKGFSRSLPVGFLAYPISQAADITAFKAGLVPVGDDQLPMIEQTNEIVHKMNSLTTTPVLQHCRALLSDVSRLPGIDGGAKMSKSLGNTLTLSASEEQIHRAVGAMYTDPNHLRVSDPGRIEGNVVFTYLDAFHPDPAFVAGMKAHYQRGGLGDRQCKNALEECLQTLLAPIRQRRATYIADKGMLLELLRQGSERAHRLTQQTLHEVMRGLGLPVLF, translated from the coding sequence ATGAACACCCACCCGACCATTCTTACCGGCGATCGCCCCACCGGCCAGCTGCATCTCGGTCACTACGTCGGATCGCTACGCCAGCGCGTGCAGCTGCAGCACGACCATCAACAGTTTATCCTCATCGCCGATCTGCAGGGGTTAACCGATAACGGCAGCGACCCGCAGAAAATCAGCAGCAATATCTTTGAGGTGATGGCCGATTATCTGGCGGTAGGTATCGATCCGCACAAAACCACGATTTGCCTGCAATCGGCGCTTCCCGCCCTGGCGGAGCTGAGCGCGCTGTATATGAATATCGTCACCGTCGCCCGCGTCGAGCGTAACCCGACGGTCAAAAATGAAATCGCCCAGAAGGGCTTCTCCCGTTCGCTACCGGTCGGCTTTCTGGCCTACCCTATCAGCCAGGCGGCCGATATCACCGCGTTTAAGGCCGGCCTGGTACCGGTTGGCGACGATCAGCTGCCGATGATCGAACAGACCAATGAGATCGTCCACAAAATGAATAGCCTGACCACGACGCCGGTGTTGCAGCACTGCCGGGCGCTGCTCAGCGATGTCAGCCGCCTGCCGGGCATTGACGGCGGCGCCAAGATGTCAAAATCGCTGGGTAATACGCTCACGCTTTCGGCCAGCGAAGAGCAGATTCACCGCGCGGTCGGCGCTATGTATACCGACCCGAACCATCTGCGGGTCAGCGATCCTGGCCGAATCGAAGGCAACGTTGTCTTTACTTACCTTGATGCTTTTCATCCGGATCCAGCCTTCGTCGCCGGGATGAAGGCGCATTATCAACGCGGCGGGCTGGGTGACCGACAGTGTAAAAACGCGCTGGAGGAGTGTCTGCAGACGCTGCTGGCGCCCATTCGCCAACGCCGGGCGACGTATATTGCGGATAAAGGCATGTTGCTGGAGCTGCTGCGTCAGGGTAGTGAGCGGGCGCATCGCCTCACGCAGCAAACATTGCATGAGGTGATGCGTGGATTAGGATTGCCGGTCCTGTTCTGA